In Procambarus clarkii isolate CNS0578487 chromosome 38, FALCON_Pclarkii_2.0, whole genome shotgun sequence, the genomic window gtgttgcttacagtggtggttatggaggtggtggtggtgcttacagtgctggttatggtggtggtggtggtgatgcttacAGTGATGGTtatggaggtggttgtggtggtgcttacaGTAGTGGTTATggaggtgattgtggtggtgcttacagtagtggttatggaggtggtggtggtgcttacattgatggttatggaggtggtggtggtgcttacagtgttGGTTATTGCGGTGGTGGTACTTACAGTGATGGttatggaggtggtggttgtgcttacagtgttggttatggtagtggtggtggtgcttacagtgttggttatggtagtggtggtggtgcttacagtgttggttatgaaggtggtggtggtggtgcttacagtgttggttatgaaggtggtggtggtgcttacagtgttggttatgatggtggtggtgcttacagtggtggttttggaggtggtagtggtggtgcttacaGTGGTTGTTATGGAGGTGTTGGTGCTtatagtggtggttatggtggctgtggtggtggtgctaacagTGATGGTTAtggaggtggttgtggttgtgcttacaatggtggttatggaggtggtgttagtggtgcttAGAATTTTGGttatggaagtggtggtggtgcttacagATGTGATtatggaggcggtggtggtggtgcttagaGTTTTGGTTatgtaggttgtggtggtggtgctttcaGTGGTGGTTATAGAGGTGGTTGTGATGTTTACAGTGGTGGTTattgaggtggtggtgttgcttacattggtggttatggaggtggtggtgttggtgcttacAAAGTTggttatggaggtggtggtggtgcttacaaTGGAGGTtatggaggcggtggtggtgctcACATTGGTGGttatggagatggtggtggtgcttacattggtggttatggaggtggtggtggtggtggtgcttacagtagtgattatagtggtggtggtggttgtgcttacAGTGATGGCTATgcaggtggttgtagtggtgattaAAGTGTtggctatggtggtggttgtggtgcttacagtgttgggtaaggtggtattggtggtggtgcttacagtGATGGTtatggaggtggttgtggtggtgcttacagtagtgattatagtggtggtggtggtggttgtgcttacAGTGATGGCTATgcaggtggttgtagtggtgattaAAGTGTtggctatggtggtggttgtggtgcttacAGAGCTGgttatgaaggtggtggtggtgcttacagtgttggttatgaaggtggtggtggtgcttacagtgttggttttggtggtggcggtggtagtgcatacagtggtggttatggaggtgattgtggtggtgcttacagtgttagttatggtggtggtgcttacagtggtggttatggtggtggtgggggtgcttacagtggtggtggtggtagtgcttacAGAGGTGgttatgaaggtggtggtggtgcttacagtgttggttatggtggtggtggtgcttacagtagtggttatggaggtggtggtggtgcttacagtgttGTTTATGGTGGTGTTCGTGGTGCTTACTGTGATGGttatggagatggtggtggtacttaCAGTGGTGGTTAaggaggtggttatggtggtgcttacagtgttggttatggtggtggtggtactcacaGTGATggttatggaggtggtggtggtgctttcaGTGTTGAttatggtagtggttgtggtggtgtttacagtgttggttatggtagtggtggtggtgctttcaGTGTTGattatgaaggtggtggtggtgcttacagtgttggttatggtggtgggggtgcttacagtgttggttttggaggtggtggtgttggtgcttacAATGGTGGTTATAGAGATGGTGGTAGTGCTTAGAATGGTGGTtatggaggcggtggtggtgcttacattggtggttatggaggtggtggtagtggtgcttacattggtggttatggaggtggtgttggtgcttacagttgtgattatggtggtgggtatggtggtgcttacagtggtgattatggaggtggtggtagtggttaccgtggtggttatggaggtggtggtggtgcttacagtgttggttatggtggtggtggtggtgcttaccgtggtggttatggaggtggtggtggtgcttacagtgttggttatggtggtggtggtggtagtgcttacagtggtggttggggaggtggttgtggtggtgcttacagtgttagttatggtggtagtgctTACAATGGTGGTTATGGAGGCGGTGGTGTTGCTTACAGAGGTGGTTATGAAGGTGGTATAGGTGGTTATGGAGGCGAGATGGAGATGGttatggagatggtggtggtgcttacagtgttggttattttggtggtggtgcttaTAGTGATggttatggaggtggtggtggtgcttacattgttggttatggtggtggtggtggtgcttacagtgttggttatgaaggtggtggtggtgcttacagtgttggttatgaaggtggtggtggtgcttacagtgttggttatggaggtggttgtggtggtgcttactgtgttggttatggtggtagtgttggtggtgcttacagtgttggttatggtggtgttggtggagctTACTGTGATGGttatggagatggtggtggtacttacagtggtggttatggtggtgcttacagtgttggttatggtggtggttacagtggtggttatgatgatggtggtggtgcttgcagtggtggttattgtggtggtggtataggtgctttcagtggtggttatggaggtggtggtggtgcttacagtggtgggtttggaggtggtggtggtggtgcttacagtggtggttatggtggcggtggtggtggtgcttatagtggtggttatggaggtggtggtggtgcttatagtggtggttatggaggtggtggtggtggtggtggtggtggtggtggtggtggtgctaacatTGGTGGttatagaggtggtggtggtgcttacagtggtggttatggaggtggtggtggtgctttaagtgttgagtatggtggtggtggtgcttacggTGGTGGTTAtggatgtgttggtggtggtgcttacagtgttggttatggtggtggtggtgcttataGTGGTGGTtatagagatggtggtggtgcttacagtgatggttacggtggtggtggtggttgtgtttacaGTGATGGTtatggaggtggttgtggtggtgcttacagtggtggttgtggtattgcTTACAGTAGTGGTTATTGAGGTGGTGGTGCTTACATTGATGGttatggagatggtggtggtgcttacagtgttggttattttgttggtggtgtttatagtgatggttatggaggtggtggtggagcttaCATTgttggttatggtagtggtggtggtgcttacagtgttaattatggtggtggtggtggtgcttacagtgttggttatgaaggtggtggtggtgcttacagtgttggttatgaaggtggttgtggtggtgcttacaGCGTtgattatagtggtggtggtggtgttgcttacACTGTTGgttatgaaggtggtggtggtgcttacagtgttggttatgaaggaggtggtggtgcttacagtgttagttatgaaggtggtggtggtgcttacagtggtggttatggaggtggttgtggtggtgcttacaGCGTTGGTTatagtggaggtagtggtggttacagtggtggttatggtggtagtggtagtgcttGCAgtgatggttattgtggtggtggtgatggtgctttcAGTTGTggttatggaggtggtggtggtgcttacagtggtggttttggaggtggtggtggtgcttacagtGGTGGTtttggaggtggttgtggtggtggttcttacagtggtggttatggtggcggtggtggtggtgcttacagtggtggttatggaggtggttgtggtggtgcttacaatggtggttgtggaggtggttgtggtggtgcataCAGTAGTggttatggaggtggtggtggtggtagtgcttacactggtggttatggtggcgggggtggtggtgctaACAGTGAGGGTtatggaggtggttgtggtggtgctaacaatggtggttatggaggtggttgtggtggtgcataCAGTAGTggttatggaggtggtggtggtgctttgagtggtggttatggaggtgattgtggtggtgcttacagtagtggttatggaggtggtggtgctgcttacagtggtggttatggaggtggtggtggtgcttacagtggtggttacggtggttgTGCTTACAGTGGTGGTTATggaggtgattgtggtggtgcttacagtagtggttatggaggtggtagtggtgcttaCATTGATggttatggaggtggtggtggtgcttacagtgttGGTTATTGCGGTGGTGGTACTTACAGTGATAgttatgaaggtggtggtggtgcttacagtgttggttatggtagtggtggtggtggtgcttacagtgttggttatgaaggtggtggtgcttacagtagtagttatggaggtggtggtggtgcttacagtggtggttatggaggtggttgtggtggtgcttacagagttgtttatggtggtgttggtggtgcttacTGTGATGGttatggagatggtggtggtacttacagtggtggttatggaggtggttatggtggtgcttacagtgttggttatggtggtggttacagtggtggttatgttgtggtggtggtgcttgcagtggtggttattgtggtgatggtattggtgctttcagtggtggttatggaggtggtggtggtggtgcttacaaTGGTGGTTATGAAGATGGTGGTAGTGCTTACAATGGTGGTtatggaggcggtggtggtgcttACATTGGTGcttatggaggtggtggtggtgctaacagtgttgggtatggtggtggtggtacttacagtggtggttatggaggtggtggtggtgcttacagtTGTGAttatggaggtggtggtagtggttacagtggtggttatggtagtggtggtgatacttacagtggtggttatggtggcgtTGGTGGAGCTTACTGTGATGGttatggagatggtggtggtacttacagtggtggttatggtggtgcttacagtgttggttacggtggtggttacagtggtggttatgatggtggtggtggtgcttgcagtggtggttattgtggtcgtGGTATAGGTGCTTTCAGTGGTggttatggaggtggtggtggtgcttacagtggtggttttggaggtggtggtggtggtgcttacagtgttGGTTATGGTCGTGGTGGTACTTATAGTGGTggttatggaggtggtggtggtggtggttgtgcttacattggtggttatggaggtggtagtggtggtgctttaAGTgttgagtatggtggtggtggtgcttacggTGGTagttatggaggtggtggtggtggtgcttacagtgttGGTTATGGTCGTGGTGGGACTTATAGTTGTGGttatggaggtggtagtggtgcttaCAGTGGTGgttatgaaggtggtggtggtggtgcttacagtggtggttatggaggtggtggtggtgcttacagtGATGGTtacggtggaggtggtggttgtgcttgCAGTGATGGTtatggaggtggttgtggtggtgcttacagtggtggttgtggtattgcTTACAGTAGTGGttattgaggtggtggtggtgcttacatTGATGAttatggagatggtggtggtgcttacagtgttggttattttggtggtggtgcttaTAGTGATGGTTATGGAGGTGGTGGCGGTGCTTACattgttggttatggtggtggtggtggtgcttacagtgttggttatgaaggtggtggtggtgcttacagtgttggttatgaaggtggtggtggagcttaCAGTGTTGgttatgaaggtggtggtggtgcttacagtgttggttatgaaggtggtggtggtggtgcttacagtgttggttatggaggtggttgtggtggtgcttactgtgttggttatggtggtagtggtggtgttgcttacAGTGTTGgttatgaaggtggtggtggtgcttacagtgttggttatgaaggtggtggtggtgcttaccgtggtggttatggaggtggttgtggtggtgcttacagcgttggttatagtggtggtggtgttgttgcttacAGTGTTGgttatgaaggtggtggtggtgcttacagtgttggttatgaaggtggtggtggtgattacagTGTTAgttatgaaggtggtggtggtgcttacagtggtggttatggaggtggttgtggtggtgcttacaGCGTTGGTTatagtggaggtagtggtggttacagtggtggttatggtggtagtggtggtgcttgcagtgatggttattgtggtggtggtgatggtgctttcAGTTGTggttatggaggtggtggtggtgcttacagtggtggttttggaggtggtggtggtggtgctaacagTGGTtgttatggaggtggtggtggtgcttacagtggtggttatggtggcggtggtggtggtgctaacagTGAGGGTtatggaggtggttgtggtggtgcttacaATTGTGGTTATggaggtgtttgtggtggtgcatACAGTAGTGGTTATGGAGGTGGTTGTGTTGCTTAGAGTGGTGGTtatggaggtggttgtggtgcttagagtggtggttatggaggtggttgtggtggtgcttacagtgttggttatggtggtggtggtgctgcttacagtggtggttatggaggtggtggtggtgcttacagtggtggttatggtggtggtggtgctggtggtgcttacAGTGATTGTtatggaggtggttgtggtggtgcttacagtagtggttatggaggtggtggtggtgcttacattgatggttatggaggtggtggtggtgcttacagtgttGGTTATTGCGGTGGTGGTACTTACAGTGATAGTTAtgaaggtggtagtggtgcttacagtgttggttatggtagtggtggtggtgcttacagtgttggttatggtagtggtggtggtgcttacagtgttggttatgaaggtggtggtggtggtgcttacagtgttggttatgaaggtggtggtggtgcttacagtggtggttatggaggtggttgtggtggtgcttacaGCGTTGGTTatagtggaggtagtggtgattacagtggtggttatggtggtagtggtggtgcttgcagtgatggttattgtggtggtggtgatggtgctttcAGTTGTggttatggaggtggtggtggtgcttacagtggtggttttggaggtggtggtggtggtgctaacagTGGTtgttatggaggtggtggtggtgcttacagtggtggttatggtggcggtggtggtggtgctaacagTGAGGGTtatggaggtggttgtggtggtgcttacaATTGTGGTTATggaggtgtttgtggtggtgcatACAGTAGTGGTTATGGAGGTGGTTGTGTTGCTTAGAGTGGTGGTtatggaggtggttgtggtgcttagagtggtggttatggaggtggttgtggtggtgcttacagtgttggttatggtggtggtggtgctgcttacagtggtggttatggaggtggtggtggtgcttacagtggtggttatggtggtggtggtgctggtggtgcttacAGTGATTGTtatggaggtggttgtggtggtgcttacagtagtggttatggaggtggtggtggtgcttacatTGATGGttatggaggtgctggtggtgcttacagtgttGGTTATTGCGGTGGTGGTACTTACAGTGATAGTTAtgaaggtggtagtggtgcttacagtgttggttatggtagtggtggtggtggtgcttacagtgttggttatgaaggtggtggtggtgcttacagtgttggttatggtagtggtggtggtgcttacagtgttggttatgaaggtggtggtggtgcttacagtgttggtgatggtggtggtggtggtgattaggaGTAACCTAACGTGGCTCAGCTCGgtttgtaccccccccccccctctcggttCGTACCCCCCACCCTGAGGCTAGTTGGCTTCGCACCTCCCTCAGGGTGAAGCGACGCGCTTGTACAAAATGGCAGCAAACACCGTGAACGACAATGTCCACCGAAATTCCCACGAATTTCTAGggaaactgtcctgaacactggcAAGATATTCCCAGGTGTCTAGTGTGTATTCCCAGGTGTCTATTCCCTCCTGCTAGTGCCACTGCTATGTGGCACTAGCAGGAGGTCAGATGAGGTTCTGAAGATTGGGATGCACAAGACAGTCTGTTGCTACCTGCTTGTATGTTTATCCACTTctcatttccagttaaatacacttCCTATCATACATGCAAATACGATGGGTTCCGGATTCTGCTACGTTCCCTGCGGACACATGACGATGTTGCGAGTATATGGAGATGTACTAGAAGCCACCAGAGACAGCAGTTTCACTTGGCTGGCCGACCAAGAGAAATCCACGTCTGACAAGCATAGTGGCTAGGGCAGAATGGCGTCATGATGCCCAGGCCGGCAAGGTGCCGGCTTTATCGGTCCTTCTTTAATCTAGCCAATCAGAAAGATGCGCATCTAGGGCCTAAGGCCCTTAGCCAATTACAGTCTCCCTCGAGTGGCgtgctgtgacgtcacaaggcgtCTGTCTTGTGGTTGCTATGGAAATGACTCGGGGTGGCTGCCACCTCACACTTTCTCGCCTGGTTCCTCTGTCTTCCTCACTGTTACAGTAATTAGCTTGTTACAAACACTCTATTTCCAGAAATGCGTTACAACGGCCATTGTAACATATTTGGAATGCTGATGATCTAGGCCCTCCAACGAGCCTAAACACGTGATGTCTCGTGCACGGTTTACCAAATCTAGACTGAATGCATGGCCACTTATGTACCTGGTGCACGGCAACGTTCGTGCACCCCACACTCTACTAGAAGATTTGGCTGGTGAAAACTCATACCCTCACATCTGGTAGTCATTAGTGCTTATTCAGTTAGTAGACTCCAACTTCAATGGTTTAACCGGCTTCTCAAGCTGCTGGCTCATCAAGAGTCGGTCACAGAGGTGATCAGTGA contains:
- the LOC138372299 gene encoding uncharacterized protein, with the protein product MEVVVLLTVVVMEVVVVLTVVVTVVVLTVVVMEVIVVVLTVVVMEVVVVLTLMVMEVVVVLTVGGYGGGGGGAYNGGYEDGGSAYNGGYGGGGGAYIGAYGGGGGANSVGYGGGGTYSGGYGGGGGAYSCDYGGGGSGYSGGYGSGGDTYSGGYGGVGGAYCDGYGDGGGTYSGGYGGAYSVGYGGGYSGGYDGGGGACSGGYCGRGIGAFSGGYGGGGGAYSGGFGGGGGGAYSVGYGRGGTYSGGYGGGGGGGCAYIGGYGGGSGGALSVEYGGGGAYGGSYGGGGGGAYSVGYGRGGTYSCGYGGGSGAYSGGYEGGGGGAYSGGYGGGGGAYSDGYGGGGGCACSDGYGGGCGGAYSGGCGIAYSSGY
- the LOC138372298 gene encoding NADH-quinone oxidoreductase subunit H-like, with translation MVVVVLTVVVMDVLVVVLTVLVMVVVVLIVVVIEMVVVLTVMVTVVVVVVFTVMVMEVVVVVLTVVVVVLLTVVVIEVVVLTLMVMEMVVVLTVLVILLVVFIVMVMEVVVELTLLVMVVVVVLTVLIMVVVVVLTVLVMKVVVVLTVLVMKVVVVVLTALIIVVVVVLLTLLVMKVVVVLTVLVMKEVVVLTVLVMKVVVVLTVVVMEVVVVVLTALVIVEVVVVTVVVMVVVVVLAVMVIVVVVMVLSVVVMEVVVVLTVVVLEVVVVLTVVVLEVVVVVVLTVVVMVAVVVVLTVVVMEVVVVVLTMVVVEVVVVVHTVVVMEVVVVVVLTLVVMVAGVVVLTVRVMEVVVVVLTMVVMEVVVVVHTVVVMEVVVVL